From the genome of Streptococcus marmotae, one region includes:
- the pfkB gene encoding 1-phosphofructokinase: MIYTVTLNPAIDYIVRLSTIESGAVNRMDSSDTFSGGKGINVSRILQRLGYASTATGFVGGFTGEFIKSSLAAEEIGTRFVNVDQDTRVNVKIKADQETEINGLGPIVTEEQLAELETILAHVTTEDTVVFAGSAPASLGNQVYNRLIPLAKEAGAEVVCDFEGQTLLDSLAYQPLLVKPNNHELEAIFGVTFQSREDIVQYAKEILTKGAQHVIVSMAGDGALLVTPEATYFAKPIKGEVKNSVGAGDSMVAGFTGKYTTSHDPIEALKWGVACGTATAFSDDLASIEFIKEMYEKVEVEML, translated from the coding sequence ATGATTTATACAGTCACCTTAAACCCTGCGATAGACTATATTGTTCGTCTGTCAACGATCGAATCAGGCGCAGTTAATCGCATGGATAGTAGTGATACCTTTTCTGGTGGTAAGGGAATCAATGTCAGCCGGATTTTACAACGGCTTGGCTATGCCAGTACCGCAACTGGTTTTGTTGGAGGATTTACTGGGGAATTTATCAAGAGCAGTTTGGCTGCTGAAGAAATTGGTACTCGGTTTGTCAATGTAGACCAAGATACCCGTGTCAATGTCAAAATCAAGGCAGACCAAGAAACGGAGATCAATGGACTAGGACCGATTGTGACAGAGGAGCAGCTGGCAGAATTAGAAACCATTTTAGCACATGTCACCACAGAAGATACCGTGGTTTTTGCAGGTTCTGCACCAGCTAGTTTGGGAAACCAAGTCTACAATCGCTTGATTCCCTTAGCCAAAGAGGCTGGAGCAGAAGTTGTCTGTGACTTTGAAGGTCAGACCCTGCTGGATTCTTTGGCCTATCAACCACTCTTGGTCAAACCAAATAATCATGAATTGGAAGCCATTTTTGGTGTGACCTTCCAGTCGCGTGAGGATATTGTGCAGTATGCAAAAGAAATTCTTACCAAAGGTGCACAACATGTGATTGTGTCCATGGCAGGTGATGGAGCATTGCTAGTGACTCCAGAAGCAACCTATTTTGCAAAACCAATCAAAGGAGAGGTCAAAAATTCTGTCGGAGCTGGTGATTCAATGGTTGCTGGATTTACAGGTAAATACACGACATCTCATGACCCAATTGAAGCCTTGAAATGGGGAGTTGCCTGCGGAACGGCAACAGCTTTCTCAGATGATTTAGCCAGCATTGAGTTTATTAAGGAAATGTATGAAAAAGTGGAGGTAGAAATGCTATGA
- a CDS encoding PTS fructose transporter subunit IIABC: protein MKIQDVLRQEVMLLDLAAKTKEAVIDEMVTSLVEKGFVTDFDVFKTGIMNREAQTTTGLGDGIAMPHSKNAAVKEATVLFAKSNAGVDYESLDGQPTDLFFMIAAPEGANDTHLAALAELSKYLMKPGFADKLRQVSSPAEVLAVFDEAEAADKASQAVETASVSTGEKDFIVAVTACTTGIAHTYMAEEALKKQAAEMGIDIKVETNGASGVGNKLTAEDIKRAKGVIIAADKAVEMARFNGKPLVSRPVADGIKKTEELINIVLNGEASLYQAKEGVSMEESAETLSLGKAFYKHLMSGVSQMLPFVIGGGILIALAFLIDNVLGVPQEQLSSLGSYNELASMFMQIGSAAFGFMLPLLAGYIAYSIAEKPGLIAGFVAGAIAKDGLAYGKIPFGAATSDIPAAVSSGFLGALVGGFLAGAVILALRKVLAHLPKSLEGIKSILLLPLLGAMITGFVMFFVNIPMAAINTGMNDFLSGLEGSSAIILGLVLGGMMAIDMGGPVNKAAYVFGTGTLAATVANGGSVAMAAVMAGGMVPPLAVFVATLLFKDKFTKEERNSGLTNIVMGLSFITEGAIPFGAADPARAIPSFVAGSAITGALVGLSGIKLMAPHGGIFVIALTSNPLLYLVFVLVGAIVSGILFGALRKAN, encoded by the coding sequence ATGAAAATTCAAGATGTCTTACGACAAGAAGTGATGTTGCTTGATTTAGCAGCAAAAACAAAAGAAGCAGTCATTGATGAAATGGTCACAAGCTTAGTGGAAAAAGGGTTTGTAACAGATTTTGATGTCTTTAAAACAGGGATTATGAACCGTGAAGCCCAAACGACAACTGGTCTCGGTGATGGAATCGCTATGCCTCATAGCAAGAATGCGGCAGTAAAAGAAGCAACGGTTCTCTTTGCAAAATCAAATGCAGGTGTCGACTATGAGAGTTTAGATGGTCAGCCAACAGATTTATTCTTTATGATTGCTGCACCAGAAGGGGCTAATGATACGCATTTAGCAGCCCTTGCAGAATTGTCCAAATATTTGATGAAGCCAGGATTTGCAGACAAACTTCGTCAAGTCTCTTCACCTGCTGAAGTTCTAGCAGTCTTTGATGAAGCTGAGGCAGCTGATAAAGCGAGTCAAGCGGTCGAAACAGCAAGTGTTAGCACAGGAGAAAAAGACTTTATCGTTGCTGTTACAGCATGTACAACAGGAATTGCCCATACCTATATGGCAGAAGAAGCACTGAAAAAACAAGCTGCTGAAATGGGGATTGACATTAAGGTAGAAACAAATGGTGCATCTGGTGTTGGCAATAAGTTGACAGCAGAGGATATCAAGCGTGCTAAGGGCGTTATCATCGCGGCAGATAAGGCAGTTGAAATGGCTCGATTTAATGGAAAACCACTTGTATCACGCCCAGTTGCAGATGGTATCAAAAAGACAGAAGAACTCATCAACATCGTCTTAAACGGTGAAGCAAGTCTGTATCAAGCAAAAGAAGGTGTGAGTATGGAAGAATCAGCTGAAACATTGAGTCTTGGAAAAGCCTTCTACAAACACTTAATGAGCGGTGTTTCCCAAATGCTTCCATTTGTTATCGGTGGCGGTATCTTGATTGCCCTCGCCTTCCTCATTGATAATGTCTTGGGTGTACCACAAGAACAATTGTCTAGTCTTGGTTCGTACAATGAATTAGCTTCTATGTTTATGCAGATTGGTAGCGCTGCTTTTGGCTTTATGCTGCCACTTCTTGCAGGGTATATTGCTTATTCTATTGCTGAAAAGCCAGGCTTGATTGCAGGTTTCGTAGCAGGTGCTATTGCAAAAGATGGTCTGGCTTATGGAAAAATTCCATTTGGGGCAGCGACCTCTGACATTCCAGCAGCTGTTTCTTCTGGTTTCTTAGGTGCTCTTGTCGGCGGTTTCTTGGCAGGTGCGGTTATCCTAGCCTTACGAAAAGTTCTTGCGCATTTGCCAAAATCTCTTGAAGGAATCAAATCCATTCTTCTCTTGCCACTGCTTGGCGCTATGATTACGGGATTTGTAATGTTCTTTGTCAATATCCCAATGGCGGCTATCAATACTGGTATGAATGATTTCCTCAGTGGTTTAGAAGGAAGTTCCGCAATCATCTTGGGACTTGTCCTTGGAGGGATGATGGCAATCGATATGGGCGGTCCCGTCAATAAGGCAGCCTATGTCTTTGGTACAGGTACATTGGCAGCAACCGTTGCAAATGGTGGTTCTGTGGCAATGGCAGCTGTTATGGCAGGTGGCATGGTGCCTCCTCTAGCAGTCTTTGTTGCTACTCTCTTATTTAAAGATAAATTTACAAAAGAAGAACGTAATTCAGGATTGACCAATATTGTTATGGGCTTATCCTTTATTACAGAAGGGGCGATTCCATTTGGGGCAGCAGACCCAGCACGTGCGATTCCAAGTTTCGTAGCAGGGTCAGCGATTACAGGAGCTTTAGTAGGTTTGTCTGGTATCAAATTGATGGCACCACACGGAGGAATCTTCGTGATTGCCTTGACTAGCAATCCGCTTCTCTACCTCGTCTTTGTTCTCGTTGGTGCAATTGTATCCGGTATTCTCTTTGGTGCCCTTCGCAAAGCAAACTAA
- a CDS encoding DUF1149 family protein — MNIIRDKEFVNQYHFDARNREWEAENGVPTTKLKVDFQLIEQNTEENKTSIIVILRFMIVLDHFVISGAMSQGIHILEKIVREVDEFSEQDKRFLVSPLLDILQRLTYEVTEIALDAPGVNLEF, encoded by the coding sequence ATGAATATAATCCGTGATAAAGAGTTTGTGAATCAGTACCACTTTGATGCTCGTAACAGAGAGTGGGAGGCGGAAAATGGTGTTCCGACGACTAAATTGAAAGTAGATTTTCAATTGATTGAGCAAAACACAGAAGAGAACAAAACGTCAATTATTGTGATTCTTCGTTTTATGATTGTTTTGGATCATTTTGTCATTTCTGGTGCGATGAGCCAAGGAATACATATTTTAGAAAAAATAGTTAGAGAAGTAGATGAATTTAGCGAGCAAGACAAGCGATTCTTAGTAAGTCCGTTGCTAGACATCTTGCAACGTCTGACATATGAAGTAACAGAAATCGCCTTGGATGCCCCGGGTGTAAATTTGGAGTTTTAA
- a CDS encoding DegV family protein, translating into MKLAVITDSSVVLQTTERENLFVLDIPVTIEDTTYIEGKNLSVEEFYQKMASASELPKTSQPSLSELVEILSRLQKENYSHVIGLFLSSGISGFYQNIQYLKDEFEGMTIAFPDSKITSAPLGMMIENILKRYDAGQPFEEILAKLDQEISGTTAFIMVDDLNHLVKGGRLSNGAALLGNLLSIKPILSFTDEGRIEVYEKVRTEKKAVKRLLEILQEQTQNGRYRIAVIHANVPQKAEEFRQLLQESGTDHELSIVSMGSVIGTHVGEGAIAFGVSPIIDEE; encoded by the coding sequence ATGAAATTGGCTGTGATTACAGATTCATCAGTTGTACTGCAAACAACAGAGAGAGAGAATCTTTTTGTATTAGATATTCCAGTAACGATTGAGGATACGACCTATATCGAAGGGAAAAATCTAAGTGTAGAAGAATTTTATCAAAAAATGGCGTCAGCATCTGAATTGCCAAAAACGAGCCAGCCAAGTCTGTCTGAATTGGTCGAAATTCTTAGCCGCTTGCAAAAAGAAAACTATAGTCATGTCATTGGTCTATTTTTATCCTCAGGAATTTCAGGTTTTTACCAGAATATCCAGTATTTGAAAGACGAATTTGAAGGAATGACCATTGCCTTTCCAGATAGTAAGATTACATCTGCCCCACTTGGTATGATGATAGAAAATATCTTAAAGCGATATGACGCGGGTCAGCCTTTTGAGGAAATTTTGGCAAAGTTAGATCAAGAAATCAGCGGTACAACTGCCTTTATCATGGTTGACGACTTGAATCATTTGGTCAAAGGAGGACGCTTGTCAAATGGCGCAGCTCTTCTAGGCAATCTTCTTAGCATCAAACCAATTTTATCTTTTACTGATGAAGGGAGAATAGAAGTATACGAAAAAGTTCGCACAGAGAAAAAGGCTGTCAAGCGCCTGTTGGAAATTTTACAAGAGCAGACTCAAAATGGTCGCTATCGGATAGCTGTGATTCATGCCAATGTGCCACAAAAGGCTGAAGAATTTAGGCAATTGTTACAAGAAAGTGGCACTGACCATGAGTTGTCCATTGTATCCATGGGGTCTGTTATTGGAACGCACGTAGGTGAAGGGGCAATTGCCTTTGGTGTTTCACCAATTATTGACGAGGAGTAG
- the dapB gene encoding 4-hydroxy-tetrahydrodipicolinate reductase, which yields MTIQVIIAGFKGKMGSTALDMVKKDKDLALAALLDPFATEKEVDGVPVYTSKEELIGCSADVWVDFTTPAFAYENTKFALENGFAPVVGTTGFTSKEIDELTALSAEKKLGGLIAPNFAIGAILLMQFATQAAKYFPNLEIIELHHDKKKDAPSGTAIKTAELISQVRTSQSQGLADEEELIAGARGADFDGMRIHSVRLPGLVAHQEVIFGAQGEGLTIRHDSYDRSSFMSGVRLGIKEVVKREQLVYGLEQLL from the coding sequence ATGACGATTCAGGTAATTATTGCAGGATTTAAAGGGAAAATGGGGTCTACAGCTCTTGATATGGTCAAAAAGGACAAGGACTTGGCTTTAGCAGCACTACTTGATCCCTTTGCGACAGAAAAAGAAGTGGATGGTGTACCCGTCTACACGTCAAAAGAGGAGTTAATTGGTTGTTCAGCAGATGTGTGGGTTGATTTTACGACCCCTGCCTTTGCCTATGAAAATACCAAATTTGCACTTGAAAATGGCTTTGCGCCAGTTGTTGGGACAACAGGCTTTACCTCAAAAGAAATTGACGAATTGACTGCCTTATCAGCTGAGAAAAAACTCGGTGGTTTAATTGCTCCAAACTTTGCAATCGGAGCGATTTTACTCATGCAATTTGCAACCCAGGCAGCCAAGTATTTCCCAAATTTGGAAATTATTGAACTACACCACGATAAGAAAAAAGACGCACCAAGCGGAACTGCTATTAAGACCGCAGAATTGATTTCACAGGTTCGCACAAGTCAGTCACAGGGCTTGGCAGATGAAGAAGAGTTGATTGCAGGAGCTCGTGGTGCAGATTTTGATGGGATGCGTATTCATTCTGTCCGCTTACCTGGCTTGGTCGCTCATCAAGAAGTCATTTTCGGAGCGCAGGGTGAAGGGTTAACCATTCGCCATGATTCGTATGACCGCAGTTCATTTATGAGTGGTGTCCGCTTAGGAATAAAAGAAGTAGTAAAACGAGAGCAACTCGTTTATGGTTTGGAACAGTTATTATGA
- a CDS encoding CCA tRNA nucleotidyltransferase, producing MRLHQLPSEFQKALPILEKIKQAGFEAYFVGGSVRDAILGRPIHDVDIASSSYPEETKAIFSRTIDVGIEHGTVLVLEEHGEYEITTFRTEDVYVDYRRPSQVSFVRSLEEDLKRRDFTVNAFALNEEAQIIDKFDGLRDLENKTLRAVGVATERFTEDALRIMRGFRFAATLDFTIEETTFEAMKTTAPLLEKISIERIFIECDKLLMATSWRKGIRALIDSKAYNYLPDMKEKNRELEELLEVISEDFAFRTSEQAWAMLMICLELSAPKSFLKHWKTSNDFQKTVMKLVAIYQLRQQQSVNKQMCYRYGKELLYLVEELRQAQGLEVDYDRIDRIDHSLTIHDKHEIVVKGGDVMTTFQLKPGPLLGRLLNEVENAIVAGNLANDSTAIMAFVGEKLANE from the coding sequence ATGAGATTACATCAGTTGCCTTCTGAATTTCAGAAGGCTTTGCCGATTTTAGAGAAAATCAAACAAGCAGGCTTTGAGGCCTATTTTGTCGGTGGTTCAGTCCGAGATGCGATTCTAGGACGGCCGATTCATGATGTTGACATTGCTTCGTCCAGTTATCCAGAAGAGACAAAAGCGATTTTTTCACGTACCATTGATGTCGGGATTGAGCATGGGACAGTCCTTGTTTTAGAGGAGCATGGCGAATATGAAATTACCACCTTTCGGACAGAGGATGTCTATGTAGATTACCGCCGTCCGAGTCAGGTTTCCTTTGTTCGTTCCTTAGAAGAAGATTTAAAACGTCGTGATTTTACCGTCAATGCATTTGCCTTAAATGAAGAAGCACAAATCATTGATAAGTTTGACGGACTGCGTGATTTGGAAAACAAAACCTTGCGGGCGGTTGGAGTGGCTACGGAGCGGTTTACAGAAGATGCCCTTCGCATTATGCGTGGCTTTCGTTTTGCCGCTACGCTTGATTTTACAATTGAAGAAACAACGTTTGAAGCGATGAAAACAACTGCTCCTCTCTTGGAGAAGATTTCGATTGAGCGAATTTTTATTGAATGTGACAAGCTCTTGATGGCAACAAGTTGGCGTAAGGGAATCAGAGCCCTTATTGACTCTAAAGCCTACAATTATCTGCCTGATATGAAAGAGAAAAATAGAGAGTTGGAAGAACTGTTGGAGGTTATTTCAGAAGACTTTGCCTTTCGTACTTCAGAGCAGGCCTGGGCAATGCTGATGATTTGCCTAGAGCTTTCAGCGCCCAAAAGCTTTCTCAAACATTGGAAAACCAGTAATGATTTTCAAAAAACAGTGATGAAGCTGGTTGCAATCTATCAATTACGCCAGCAACAATCGGTGAATAAGCAGATGTGCTATCGCTACGGAAAGGAATTGCTGTACCTAGTTGAAGAACTCAGACAAGCTCAGGGACTTGAGGTTGATTATGACCGTATCGATCGAATTGACCATTCTTTGACGATTCATGATAAGCATGAGATTGTCGTAAAAGGTGGCGATGTGATGACAACCTTTCAGCTTAAACCGGGCCCGCTACTTGGACGGCTATTAAATGAGGTTGAAAACGCGATTGTAGCAGGAAATTTAGCCAATGACAGCACTGCTATCATGGCATTTGTAGGGGAGAAACTAGCCAATGAGTGA
- a CDS encoding ABC-F family ATP-binding cassette domain-containing protein, with product MSDFIVEQLSKSVGDKTVFAGISFIIHQYDRIGIIGVNGTGKTTLLDVLSGKLGFDGDVSPFRTKNAYKIAYLTQEPDFEESQTILDTVLSSDLREIQLIREYEALVASYSEQTQNRLEKVMAEMDALHAWEIEHQIKTVLSKLGLTDTNQRVGDLSGGLRRRVQLAQVLLGDADLLLLDEPTNHLDIETIEWLTTFLKQAKKTVLFITHDRYFLDNVATRIFELDRASLTEYLGNYQDYVRLKAEQDERDAALRHKKEQLYKQELEWMRRQPQARATKQQARINRFHDLKSDVGHTVDDSQLEINFETSRIGKKVIEFQQVDFAYPNKDILKGFDLLVQNKDRIGIVGDNGKGKSTLLNLIAGELQPTSGQLIVGETIRVGHFSQQIQGLDENKRVINFLQEVAEEAETTSGMVSIAELLEQFLFPRNTHGTLIQKLSGGEKKRLYLLKILLERPNVLLLDEPTNDLDIATLTVLEQFLQGFSGPVITVSHDRYFLDKVATKILAFEDEGIRTFFGNYTDYLDEKAFLASAEANRVVAPKEKQEKAREKQKRMSYFEKQEWATIEDDIASVEEKIVEIEADMQICGSDFTRLSDLQKELELQNEILLAKYERYEYLSELSEG from the coding sequence ATGAGTGATTTTATCGTTGAACAATTGAGTAAGTCAGTAGGAGATAAGACAGTTTTTGCAGGAATTTCTTTTATTATTCACCAGTATGATCGTATCGGTATTATTGGTGTCAATGGAACTGGGAAAACAACGCTTTTGGATGTGTTATCTGGCAAATTAGGTTTTGATGGCGATGTTTCTCCTTTTCGAACAAAAAATGCGTATAAGATTGCCTACCTCACTCAAGAGCCTGATTTTGAGGAAAGTCAGACGATTTTAGATACGGTTTTGTCCTCTGATTTACGAGAAATACAATTAATTCGAGAATATGAAGCGCTCGTTGCTTCCTATAGTGAGCAAACACAGAATCGCTTAGAGAAGGTGATGGCCGAAATGGATGCTCTACATGCTTGGGAAATTGAGCACCAGATTAAGACAGTCTTATCCAAACTCGGTTTGACTGATACAAACCAGCGTGTTGGCGATTTATCAGGTGGTCTTCGTCGTCGGGTTCAATTAGCGCAAGTACTACTAGGTGATGCAGACTTGCTACTCTTAGATGAGCCAACCAACCATTTGGATATTGAAACGATTGAATGGTTGACGACCTTTTTGAAGCAAGCCAAAAAGACAGTCCTTTTTATCACCCATGATCGCTATTTTTTGGATAATGTGGCAACTCGTATTTTCGAGTTGGACCGAGCTAGTCTAACCGAATACCTTGGAAATTACCAAGATTATGTGCGACTAAAAGCTGAGCAGGACGAACGCGATGCAGCTTTACGCCACAAAAAAGAACAATTATATAAGCAGGAGTTGGAGTGGATGCGTAGACAACCGCAAGCCCGTGCGACCAAGCAACAGGCGCGGATCAATCGTTTTCACGATTTAAAATCAGATGTAGGCCATACAGTAGATGATAGTCAGCTCGAAATCAATTTTGAGACTAGTCGTATTGGAAAAAAAGTCATCGAATTTCAACAGGTGGATTTTGCCTATCCAAACAAGGATATTTTAAAGGGCTTTGATTTACTGGTACAAAACAAGGACCGTATTGGAATTGTGGGAGATAATGGAAAAGGAAAATCAACCCTGCTCAATCTAATTGCAGGGGAATTACAGCCTACATCTGGTCAACTCATAGTGGGTGAAACCATTCGTGTCGGTCATTTTTCACAGCAAATTCAAGGCTTGGATGAAAATAAGCGGGTCATCAATTTTTTACAGGAAGTAGCAGAAGAAGCCGAAACAACATCAGGAATGGTTTCGATTGCGGAACTCTTGGAGCAATTTCTGTTCCCGCGCAATACCCATGGAACCTTGATTCAAAAGTTATCAGGTGGTGAGAAAAAACGCCTTTATTTACTGAAAATTTTGTTAGAGCGTCCGAATGTCTTACTGCTTGATGAGCCAACCAATGACTTAGATATTGCAACATTAACCGTATTAGAACAGTTTCTCCAAGGCTTTTCAGGACCAGTGATTACAGTGAGTCACGACCGCTATTTCCTCGATAAAGTAGCGACCAAGATTCTCGCCTTTGAAGACGAGGGGATTCGCACCTTCTTCGGCAATTATACAGATTATCTGGATGAGAAAGCTTTTCTTGCTTCTGCAGAAGCCAATCGAGTTGTAGCTCCTAAAGAAAAGCAGGAAAAAGCTCGTGAGAAACAAAAACGGATGTCCTACTTTGAAAAACAGGAATGGGCAACAATTGAAGATGATATTGCGAGTGTCGAAGAGAAAATCGTCGAAATTGAAGCAGATATGCAGATTTGTGGCAGTGACTTTACACGTTTGTCTGATTTACAAAAAGAATTAGAGTTGCAAAACGAGATTTTGTTGGCTAAATACGAGCGCTACGAATATCTGAGTGAGTTAAGCGAAGGATAG
- a CDS encoding ROK family glucokinase: MAKKIIGIDLGGTSVKFAILTEQGEIQEKWSIKTNILDEGSHIVPDIIESIKHHFDTHQLTKDDFLGIGMGSPGVVDSKAGTVIGAYNLNWKTLQQIKEQVESAIGLPFFIDNDANVAALGEQWVGAGGNNPDVVFMTLGTGVGGGVIASGNLIRGFGGAGGELGHITVDFEEPIACTCGKKGCLETVASATGIVNLTRRYADSYAGDAELKKRIDDGQDVTAKDVFDLAKAGDDLALIVYRHFCRYLGTACANIAAVLNPAYIVIGGGVSAAGDFLLEGVNEVYLKNSFPQIAQTTKLTLANLGNDAGVLGAASLVLK, encoded by the coding sequence ATGGCAAAGAAGATTATTGGTATTGACCTTGGTGGAACTTCTGTTAAATTTGCGATTCTAACAGAACAAGGTGAGATTCAAGAAAAATGGTCCATTAAGACCAATATATTAGATGAAGGTAGTCACATTGTGCCAGATATCATTGAGAGTATCAAGCATCATTTTGACACACACCAGTTGACGAAAGATGATTTTCTAGGCATCGGAATGGGGTCGCCAGGTGTGGTAGACAGTAAGGCAGGGACTGTTATCGGTGCTTACAATCTCAACTGGAAGACGCTTCAACAGATTAAAGAACAAGTTGAATCTGCTATTGGTTTGCCATTTTTCATTGACAATGATGCAAATGTCGCTGCCTTAGGTGAACAATGGGTTGGTGCTGGAGGTAACAATCCAGATGTCGTCTTTATGACCCTAGGAACTGGCGTCGGCGGTGGTGTCATCGCTAGCGGTAACTTGATTCGTGGATTTGGCGGTGCTGGAGGCGAATTAGGACATATTACAGTTGACTTTGAAGAGCCAATTGCTTGTACCTGTGGTAAAAAAGGTTGCTTAGAGACGGTGGCTTCAGCAACTGGTATTGTGAACTTGACTCGTCGCTATGCGGATAGCTACGCTGGTGATGCCGAATTGAAAAAACGCATTGACGATGGTCAGGATGTAACGGCAAAAGATGTCTTTGACCTTGCAAAAGCAGGAGATGACCTCGCTCTTATTGTTTACCGTCATTTCTGTCGCTATTTAGGAACAGCTTGTGCCAATATTGCCGCTGTCTTAAACCCTGCTTATATCGTCATCGGCGGCGGTGTGTCAGCAGCTGGAGATTTCTTACTAGAAGGGGTTAATGAAGTCTATTTGAAAAATTCCTTCCCACAGATTGCTCAAACGACAAAATTAACCCTAGCCAATCTCGGAAATGATGCCGGTGTTCTCGGTGCTGCATCGCTCGTTTTAAAATAA
- a CDS encoding LysR family transcriptional regulator — MNIQQLRYVVAIANSGTFREAAEKMFVSQPSLSISVRDLEKELGFKIFSRTSSGTFLTRRGMEFYEKAQSLVKGFDQFEHLYLQSDDGEVEFSISSQHYDFLPPLITEFSQRFPEYPKFRLFESTTVQILDEVAQGHSELGIIYLNHRNTKGIMQKLDKLRLEVVDLIDFQTHIYIRKGHPLAEKKEIELADLAGLPTVRFTQEKDEYLYYSENFFDTSDSSVTFDVTDRATLNGILERTDAYATGSGFLDSESVHGITVIPFKEEKGNRMVYVKREDGELSPCAQDFISVMEDYFAKKKG; from the coding sequence ATGAATATTCAACAATTGCGCTATGTTGTGGCGATTGCAAATAGCGGGACTTTTCGAGAAGCAGCAGAGAAAATGTTTGTCTCACAGCCGAGCTTATCCATTTCTGTACGTGATCTAGAAAAAGAATTGGGCTTTAAAATTTTTAGTCGGACTAGCTCAGGAACCTTTTTGACACGTCGGGGAATGGAATTTTATGAAAAAGCCCAAAGCTTAGTAAAGGGGTTTGATCAATTCGAACACTTGTATTTACAGTCAGATGATGGTGAAGTAGAGTTTTCCATTTCCAGTCAGCACTATGATTTTTTACCACCTTTGATAACGGAATTTTCGCAACGATTTCCTGAGTATCCAAAATTTCGTCTGTTTGAGTCAACAACGGTACAGATTTTAGATGAGGTTGCACAAGGACACAGCGAGTTGGGGATTATTTATCTCAATCACCGCAATACCAAGGGAATTATGCAAAAGTTGGATAAACTCCGCTTGGAAGTAGTTGATTTGATTGATTTTCAAACCCATATCTATATCCGCAAGGGACATCCTCTGGCTGAAAAGAAAGAGATTGAGCTGGCTGATTTAGCAGGACTTCCAACCGTTCGTTTTACCCAAGAAAAGGATGAATATCTCTATTATTCGGAAAATTTCTTTGATACCTCGGATTCGTCTGTGACCTTTGATGTGACAGACCGTGCGACCCTAAATGGTATTTTAGAGCGAACAGATGCCTATGCGACCGGTTCAGGATTTTTAGACAGCGAGAGTGTGCATGGGATTACGGTGATTCCTTTTAAGGAAGAAAAAGGGAATCGGATGGTCTATGTCAAAAGAGAAGATGGCGAATTAAGTCCTTGTGCGCAAGATTTTATCAGCGTCATGGAAGACTATTTTGCCAAAAAGAAAGGATAA
- the lspA gene encoding signal peptidase II → MRKIGFPLGIVSLIALDQWVKAWTVATIALNEQRAFIPKIVNFYYLRNYGAAFSILQHQQWFFTLVTLIVITVAIWYFIKHIEGSLWTLWSLSLVIAGGIGNFIDRLRLGYVVDMFHLDFIDFPVFNVADMCLTVGVAVLFISIMKEENNGNKS, encoded by the coding sequence ATGAGAAAAATTGGATTTCCATTAGGCATTGTGAGCTTGATTGCACTTGATCAGTGGGTAAAGGCTTGGACTGTGGCTACTATTGCCTTAAATGAACAACGCGCTTTTATTCCCAAAATTGTCAATTTTTATTACCTGCGTAACTACGGAGCTGCATTTTCCATTCTCCAGCATCAGCAATGGTTCTTTACTCTTGTGACTCTCATCGTGATAACAGTAGCTATTTGGTATTTCATCAAGCATATAGAGGGTAGTCTCTGGACTTTGTGGAGCCTATCTCTTGTGATTGCAGGGGGAATCGGAAATTTTATTGATCGCCTTCGTCTAGGATACGTTGTGGATATGTTTCATCTTGATTTTATTGATTTTCCTGTCTTTAATGTCGCAGATATGTGTTTGACAGTTGGTGTAGCGGTCTTGTTTATCAGTATTATGAAAGAAGAGAATAATGGAAATAAAAGTTGA